The genomic stretch cagtgctcagtgtatgttccctctcagtgtatgttccctctcagtgtatgttccttCACAGTGTATGTTCCCTATCAGTGTATCATCCCTCTCAGTCTATGTTCCCTCTTAGTGTATGTTCCTTCTCAGtctatgttccctctcagtgtatgttccctctcagtgtatgttccttctcagtgtatgttccctctcagtgtatgttccctctcagtgctcagtgtatgttccctcttagtgtatgttccctctcagtgtatattccctctcagtgtatgttccctctcagtgtatgttccctctcagggctcagtgtatgttccctctcagtgtatgttccctctcagtgtatgttccctctcagtgtatgttctctctgtgtatgttccctctcagtgtatgtcccctctcagtgtatgttccctctcagtgtacagtgtatgttccctctcagtgtatgttccctctcagtgtatgttccctctaagtcaggggtgtcaaactcaaATACACAGtgggccaaattaaaaaaattggtaCAAGTCGAGGGCCGAACTGGTTCAATGTTTATTGCAAAATTTATTGAAATTAACTTATTGCACATATTGAACCTGGAACTAACAAAGCTTAAGTTATTGCctataaaaacaacattaaacattaaataaattaacaatcTGTTGCATTCATTTCTTATGGCTCTATCTGCAGCTTTTCCAGAGTAATTTCTAATGAAGACATTTTTCCACAGGCCAACAACAGCCAAACAATAATTTACTCCAAAGAAAAACCAAACATGCCCTCTGGAAATACTGAACCcctttaatctatttttttttcttaacattTCTTGCCTAAAAAGattcacatttaaaagataTTTAACCTAAAAATATTGGAATTCCCAGAAACAGTAccctacaatgtaaacccacattttaaatatttattttatgtgcaAGTTACTTTATGTTGAATATTTttgtacaagaaaaaaagtgcaaaaaggaAACATACATTAAAGCTCAGTTTGCTGCTCTGTGATGCACACTAGTCTAAGCCAGATACTTGGCATCTCATCTTGGATGCAAGTTCATCAATGTTTGGGGTCAGGCTCTGAGCTGAGGAAATCCTCAGGATTGAGTGAAGGTGTTCATCAGTAAGACGACTCctgtgtgatgttttgtttatcttcaTCAAGGAGAACAGTTGTTCACACAGGTATGTGCTGCCAAACATAGAGAGCATTTGAGCAGCTTGGGTACGCAGCTGGGGCATTGTGTCGGGGATGAAACGTGGAAACTGTGCAGCACCCACAGAGTCATACTTTGCCTTGAGTGTGTCACTACATTGGAGTTCAATCAGCTCCATTTGGAGGTTGGTTGGTGCGCTTTCCACGTCAGCTGCAAATGGATTGCTGAGCAATTCAAACCTGCTTTTTGGGGCTTCAAAGTCGGCAAATCGCCGTGTGAAGTCGGCACCGAGTATGCTGAGTTTTTCAGCAAACTGTGCACTTGGGAACACGGCGGTAGAGACCTGCTCTTTCATAGTTTGGCAGCACGGAAAATGGCTCAAGTTTTCTTGCAGCATCTGCGTCTCCCACAGGCGCAGCTTGGTTTTAAAAGCTCTCACTGTAGCGTACATCTCTGATCACATGGCCGCGCCCCTGAAGCTGCAGGTTGAGCGCATTGAGATGGCTCGTGATGTCACACAGAAACGCCACTTCACACCGCAACTTTTTATCCCGGAGCTCTGTTGTGTCTCTCCCTTTGCTTTCCATGAACTGACAGATCTCCTCATGCAACTCGAAACATCTTTTCAGCACTTTTCCTTGGCTTAGCCATCGCACCTCTGTGTGATAGGGCAAGTCACCATATTCTGAACCCAATTCCTCCAGAAAAGACTTGAACTGGCGGTGATTTAAACCTCTGGCTCTTATGAAGTTAACTGCTCGTGTTATGGTGCTCATTACATGTTCCATTTTCAAGGCTTTGCCACACAACGATTCCTGGTGTATGATGCAGTGATAAGCTGTCAGCTCACCTGCGCCGTTTTCCTCCCGCATCTTCTCCCGGACCCTGCCCACCAATCCATTCTTTTGACCGCACATCGCGGGCGCTCCATCTGTCGTCAGTCCCACAAGTTTATCCCAAGGCAGCCCCATTTCATTTACACATCTGGATACCTCTTCAAAGAGATCTTTTCCCGTAGTTGTGCCATGCATTGATCTTAATCCCAGAAGTTCCTCTGTTACGCACAGACTTGAGTCCACTCCACGGATGAAAATTGACAGCTGGGCAGTATCAGAAGTGTCGCTGCTCTCATCCACAGCAAGGGAGTATGCGATGAAATCTTTTCCCTTTCCCACCAGCTGTTGTTGTAGATTGGTGGCAAGCTCACGTACACGATCAGCAACGGTGTTTCTGCTCAGGCTCACATTTGAAAATGCTTGCCTTTTATCTGGGCACACGACGTCGCAAACTTTCATCATGCAGTTTTTGACAAATTCTCCCTCGGTAAAGGGCCGGGCTGATTTAGCGACCTCTGTTGCCACAATAAAACTAGCCTTTACAGCAGCCTCACTTTGTGATTTGGCGTTTGTGAACATAGCCTGCTGTGACACCAGACTTCTTTTCAACTCTTCTACCTTCTGGAGCCTCTGTTTCATGTCCAGATGCTTGTACCTGTCGTGGTGTTTCGCTTCATAGTGTCTTCTTACGTTGTATTCTTTCATTACAGCCACACCGTCTCCGCACACAAGACAAACAGCTTTGCCCTTTATATCCGCGAACATATACTCTGCCTCCCACCTGCCTTGAAAACCTCTGTTTTCAAAGTCCACCTTTCGTTTAGCCATTTTTTGGGGAGTGGGATAGCTGAAAGTTAGCCACAGTTGACTAGCTCCATAAAGCTGCTGATGAGCGAGTAGTGCAAGGGCTCGCGCTTGAAGGCTCGCGCTTGCAGGCCCTCACTAGGCAACGCACTGGCAGTGCATTATGGGATTTGTAGTATTAGTGGTGCGTGCAATATACCGGCGGGCCAGCTCTAATAGTAATTAGATATTATCCTGCGGGCCAAAGATAATACCACTGCGGGCCGGGTTTGGCCCGCGGGCCTTGAGTTTGACATATGTGCTCTAAGTGTATGGTCCCTCTCAGTgtacagtgtatgttccctctcagtgtatgttccttcttagtgtatgttccctctcagtgtatattccctctcagtgtatgttccctctcagtgtacagtgtatgttccctctcagtgtatgttccctctaagtgtatgttccctctcagtgtatgttccctctcagtgtatgttccctcttagtgtatgttccctctcagtgtatgttccctctcagtgtatgttccctctcagtgtatgttcccctctcagtgtatgttccctctcagtgtatgttccctctcagtgtacagtgtatgttccctctcagtgtatgttccctctaagtgtatgttccctctcagtgtatgttcccctctcagtgtatgttccctctcagtgtatgttccctctcagtgtatgttccctctcagtgctCAGTGTACGTTCCCTCTTAGTGTacgttccctctcagtgtatattccctctcagtgtctgttccctctcagtgtacagtgtatgttccctctcagtgtatgttccctctaagtgtatgttccctctcagtgtacagtgtatgttccctctcagtgtatgttccctctcagtgtatgttcccctctcagtgtatgttccctctcagtgtatgttccctctcagtgctcagtgtatgttccctcttagtgtatgttccctctatgtgtatgttccctctcagtgtatattccctctcagtgtatgttccctctaagtgtatgttccctctcagtgtatgttccctctaagtgtatgttccctctcagtgtatgttccctcttagtgtatgttccctctcagtgtatgttccctctcagtgtatgttccctctcagtgtatgttcccctctcagtgtatgttccctctcagtgtatgttccctctcagtgtacagtgtatgttccctctcagtgtatgttccctctaagtgtatgttccctctcagtgtatgttcccctctcagtgtatgttccctctcagtgtatgttccctctcagtgtatgttccctctcagtgctCAGTGTACGTTCCCTCTTAGTGTacgttccctctcagtgtatattccctctcagtgtctgttccctctcagtgtacagtgtatgttccctctcagtgtatgttccctctaagtgtatgttccctctcagtgtacagtgtatgttccctctcagtgtatgttccctctcagtgtatgttcccctctcagtgtatgttccctctcagtgtatgttccctctcagtgctcagtgtatgttccctcttagtgtatgttccctctatgtgtatgttccctctcagtgtatattccctctcagtgtatgttccctctaagtgtatgttccctctcagtgtatgttccctctaagtgtatgttccctctcagtgtatgttccctctcagtgtatgttccctcttagtgtatgttccctctcagtgtatgttccctctcagtgtatgttccctctcagtgtatgttcccctctcagtgtatgttccctctcagtgtatgttccctctcagtgtacagtgtatgttccctctcagtgtatgttccctctaagtgtatgttccctctcagtgtatgttcccctctcagtgtatgttccctctcagtgtatgttccctctcagtgtatgttccctctcagtgtatgttccctctcagtgctCAGTGTACGTTCCCTCTTAGTGTacgttccctctcagtgtatattccctctcagtgtctgttccctctcagtgtacagtgtatgttccctctcagtgtatgttccctctaagtgtatgttccctctcagtgtacagtgtatgttccctctcagtgtatgttccctctcagtgtatgttcccctctcagtgtatgttccctctcagtgtatgttccctctcagtgctcagtgtatgttccctcttagtgtatgttccctctatgtgtatgttccctctcagtgtatattccctctcagtgtatgttccctctaagtgtatgttccctctcagtgtatgttccctctaagtgtatgttccctctcagtgtacagtgtatgttccctctcagtgtatgttccctctcagtgtacagtgtatgttccctctcagtgtacagtgtatgttccctctcagtgtatgttccctctcagtgtacagtgtatgttccctctcagtgtatgttccctcttagtgtatgttccctctcagtgtatgttcccccCTCAGTGCttagtgtatgttccctctcagtgtatattccctctcagtgtatgttccctctcagtgtatgttccctctaagtgtatgttccctctcagtgtacagtgtatgttccctctcagtgtatgttccctctaagtgtatgttccctctcagtgtacagtgtatgttccctctcagtgtatgttccctctcagtgtatgttcccctctcagtgtatgttcccctctcagtgtatgttccctctaagtgtatgttccctctcagtgtacagtgtatgttccctctcagtgtatgttccctctaagtgtatgttccctctcagtgtatgttcccctctcagtgtatgttccctctcagtgtatgttccctctcagtgtatgttccctctcagtgctCAGTGTACGTTCCCTCTTAGTGTacgttccctctcagtgtatattccctctcagtgtctgttccctctcagtgtatgttccctctaagtgtatgttccctctcagtgtacagtgtatgttccctctcagtgtatgttcccctctcagtgtatgttccctctcagtgtatgttccctctcagtgtatgttccctctcagtgctcagtgtatgttccctcttagtgtatgttccctctcagtgtatgttccctctcagtgtatattccctctcagtgtatgttccctctaagtgtatgttccctctcagtgtatgttccctctaagtgtatgttccctctcagtgtacagtgtatgttccctctcagtgtatgttccctctcagtgtacagtgtatgttccctctcaatgtatgttccctctcagtgtacagtgtatgttccctctcagtgtatgttccctcttagtgtatgttccctctcagtgtatgttccctctcagtgctCAGTGTACGTTCCCTCttagtgtatgttccctctcagtgtatattccctctcagtgtatgttccctctcagtgtatgttccctctaagtgtatgttccctctcagtgtacagtgtatgttccctctcagtgtatgttccctctcagtgtatgttcccctctcagtgtatgttccctctcagtgtatgttccctctcagtgtatgttccctctcagtgctcagtgtatgttccctcttaatgtatgttccctctcagtgtatgttccctctcagtgtatattccctctcagtgtatgttccctctcagtttatgttccctctcagtgtatgttccctgtcagtgtacagtgtatgttccctctcagtgtatgttccctctcagtgtacagtgtatgttccctctaagtgtatgttccctctcagtgtatgttccctctcagtgtacagtgtatgttccctctcagtccacagtgtatgttccctctcagtgtacagtgtatgttccctctcagtgtatgttccctctcagtgtatgttctctctcagtgtatgttccctctcagtgtacagtgtatgttccctctcagtgtatgtcccctctcagtgtatgttccctctcagtgtacagtgtatgttccctctcagtgtatgttccctctcagtgtatgttccctctcagtgtatgttccctctaagtgtatgttccctctaagtgcatgttccctctcagtgtatgttccctctcagtgtatgttccctctcagtgtacagtgtatgttccctctcagtgtatgttccctctaagtgtatgttccctctcagtgcatgttccctctcagtgtatgttccctctcagtgtatgttctctctcagtgtacagtatgttccctctcagtgtatgttccctctcagtgtatgttccctctcagtgtacagtatgttccctctcaaagtagagctctgatgttggatgttacagggactgtagTAAATGCAGATgctctgattgcataaaaaagtaaacttttttgaCTCAATTATTATACAtaaggtggtgtgttctttatactgtgatagtttttctaaaattagattaagaAATTAAAATATCGCCTGACTTACAGtataatatattgaatcgtaacccctgtatcctgatacgtattgtatcaccagattcttgtcaCTACACAGTCCTACTAGTAGATGATGttcggcacacccccagtttggagaagcagacaggagttacctcCCATAAGCAAAGCAatttactgctgtggacgggaccgGCAGCAGAAcgcattttagacacctaaaagaaaggctcaccgaAAAAgtgtcagtttaagtgtacgctatctAGGCTCTTGCCAGAGTAACCAGACTACATTGCCAAAAAcgtaattaatttaaattttaaaaaaaaaattttacctcgcaggagttgctggtctaccactgcctcgatcggttagtatgattttgttattgtgtgactttggttagttcggattgaCTAAAGTCCAGCAattcctgtgttctgcgaggtaaaatgacaaaaaaattcaatggagtctggtggctttggcgagagcatagatagatacaacggcttcagttccccgttggaaaggtctgtctgaaaatattctaaatatagcgtacacttaaactgatgttgATTTTGATGCCTTTCTTTTAgttggctaaaatatgttttgctgctgccccgtccgcagcagtacattgctttgctcctgtgctgtaCCCCTGTCCGCTTTTCCAAACTGGTAGCAAAAGTAGCATATGATTCACATCACTTTCATACTCATCAAACCATCCAGGGAGCTCTTGTGTCTGTTTTTACACTCAtcttttccttttatttctcATCCATTGTGTGTCATCAGCGGTAGACTACATCCTAGATATGAACCGGTTTTGTCTGGAATCAGTGGATAAGTCTGTCTGCAGGGTCTTAGACCTTCAGACCAGAGAAcagctctttctgtctctctaaatgacacacaacacacaacaaaaccaGATTGCAAGGATGTGGGCCACAGTCCTCCGAACTCACGAACAAAATGCTCACACAGGCACGTAGCCGCATACTGCACACATGCAAGGCTTTTAATGACATTAATACTCTctatgtcacacacacataaacataaacacaccatTCTAGTCTGAACCTTAGGTGAGGGGTATCTAGGCTAATCCTTCCGCTTTTAATACTATAGAGACACAAGCAAAACTATCACTATAATACAGCTTTGACTATATGAGTTGGACCAGGGAAAGAGTGGGAGGGGATAAGAAAAAGAGATGGATGAGAGGTATATGGGAGGAGTAAAGGAGAGTTACTCACCCATCTGTATCCTGGAAGTTGACATTCACTTTCTTTGCAGAACCGAGGAGCTCTGAAACACAAATAAAGTGGaacattaattgatttttgcaTTATAAATCAATATTAATAGGCGGTTGATGCCTTTTTATGATATAACACAGCAATATAGGTGTTGTGTTTAATGTTTACATTCACAGCATCATTGTGCTCTATGTGATGAGTGTTTTTTATTCAATCTTCAAGccaaaaaaacttaatttttcaCCAATCCATTTCCCCAAAATGAGAGACTCATTGGTCATATTGTTGTCATATTTCCTCGCCTGCTGTTTGTAGGAAAGAAGGGTCATTTCCCCCGAGTACATGCGCCCACGGTGATAATATCTGTCTCTTGTTACGAATATTTAATTCATTCAGAGCATGTTTGCTACTGTGTGGTTACGCATGGAGGGAGGTAGTATGAATGCAGAATTCCAAGTCAAAACCTACCCATATAAATatcataaaaacatacaaaatatgcaGCTATACTCTATTTTTGAAACTATCCAGCATGCAAAATTAGCAAAATAGCAGACCAAATTaccaacatttttaattaaagttaaaacaatttaaaataaatacataaataaataaaagtgaaaattaaacaaaagaataaatcaataagggaattaataaaaagataaataaataaagaagcaaattatagacaacagaaatatcaatttatgtcacattttatcaattaattaatggctgcatttatttctaatattagTTTTACTAcaattaatgacatttatttatttatcgagtcatttttttatttattcatttattttttattttggcaggttccgtcctccataataaagtgctatataaatataatgtgtTAAAGTGAATGTGTTGCAATGCATATAAAGGTTTAGT from Sebastes fasciatus isolate fSebFas1 chromosome 13, fSebFas1.pri, whole genome shotgun sequence encodes the following:
- the LOC141779929 gene encoding general transcription factor II-I repeat domain-containing protein 2-like, with translation MAKRKVDFENRGFQGRWEAEYMFADIKGKAVCLVCGDGVAVMKEYNVRRHYEAKHHDRYKHLDMKQRLQKVEELKRSLVSQQAMFTNAKSQSEAAVKASFIVATEVAKSARPFTEGEFVKNCMMKVCDVVCPDKRQAFSNVSLSRNTVADRVRELATNLQQQLVGKGKDFIAYSLAVDESSDTSDTAQLSIFIRGVDSSLCVTEELLGLRSMHGTTTGKDLFEEVSRCVNEMGLPWDKLVGLTTDGAPAMCGQKNGLVGRVREKMREENGAGELTAYHCIIHQESLCGKALKMEHVMSTITRAVNFIRARGLNHRQFKSFLEELGSEYGDLPYHTEVRWLSQGKVLKRCFELHEEICQFMESKGRDTTELRDKKLRCEVAFLCDITSHLNALNLQLQGRGHVIRDVRYSESF